From one Phocaeicola salanitronis DSM 18170 genomic stretch:
- a CDS encoding phospholipase D-like domain-containing protein — MLTFISNQAHYTEVLQRACSVKKTLWIGTADIKDLYVETKKAKRPFLALLAELIKKGVEVRLIHAKEPGPAFREDFDKYPLLYDRLERVLCPRVHFKILVFDCAEVYIGSANLTGAGIGMKAETTRNFEAGILTDQPEIVEQAMNLFDDVWIGKMCKTCKRRMYCADPIA, encoded by the coding sequence ATGCTCACTTTCATCTCCAACCAAGCCCACTACACCGAAGTCCTTCAACGAGCCTGTTCGGTGAAGAAAACATTGTGGATAGGAACGGCCGACATCAAAGACCTCTATGTGGAAACAAAGAAAGCGAAACGACCGTTCTTAGCCCTGTTAGCGGAATTGATAAAGAAAGGAGTAGAAGTGCGGCTCATTCATGCCAAAGAACCCGGTCCGGCCTTCCGAGAGGATTTTGATAAATATCCCTTGCTCTATGACAGGCTGGAGCGGGTTCTTTGTCCACGGGTACATTTCAAGATATTAGTATTCGATTGTGCGGAAGTCTATATCGGAAGTGCCAACCTGACCGGAGCTGGTATCGGCATGAAAGCGGAAACTACCCGCAACTTTGAGGCCGGCATCCTGACCGACCAACCCGAAATCGTAGAACAAGCCATGAACTTGTTTGATGACGTATGGATAGGGAAAATGTGCAAAACATGCAAACGTCGGATGTATTGTGCAGACCCTATAGCTTGA
- a CDS encoding RNA-splicing ligase RtcB, whose product MRTIQNHDVKIFTDNIEATAIEQIERLLTIPVFSDCKIRIMPDVHAGAGCVIGFTGNLGDKVIPNIVGVDIGCGILVQPFACMKEINYHALNEFILHHIPSGRNYRDNRYAPLPQKYMDAYRESKDLIKQLRSYRELKETKRLNLSIGSLGGGNHFIELNKDENDLFYLVVHTGSRNLGKQVAQIYQQLAVKCQSGWAELMEEQNHLIAAYKQAGRKDELQDVIRELHNSFKMRKPAIPADLSYLEGTYREDYLHDMRLCQQWAKINRRMITGLIMDYLITQGVTEKQDTGLLFESVHNYISDDNLIRKGAIAARTGEKCIIPLNMRDGSLICIGKGNEDWNSSAPHGAGRIMSRSQAFKEISIDDYARSMQNIYTECVNEDTKDESPMVYKPKEEIIQNISDTVSVVNVIKPVYNFKAAE is encoded by the coding sequence ATGAGAACCATTCAGAATCACGACGTGAAGATATTCACGGACAACATCGAGGCTACTGCCATTGAGCAAATAGAGCGGTTGCTGACTATCCCAGTGTTCAGCGATTGCAAAATCCGCATCATGCCCGACGTACATGCCGGAGCCGGATGTGTCATCGGCTTTACGGGTAATCTGGGCGACAAGGTTATCCCCAATATTGTAGGGGTGGACATCGGTTGCGGCATCCTGGTACAACCGTTTGCCTGCATGAAAGAGATAAATTACCATGCCTTGAACGAGTTTATCTTACACCACATTCCCTCCGGACGCAATTATCGGGACAATCGCTATGCCCCGCTTCCACAAAAGTATATGGATGCCTACCGTGAGAGCAAAGACCTAATCAAGCAGTTGCGTAGCTACCGGGAACTGAAAGAAACCAAACGCCTCAACCTTTCCATCGGTTCGCTGGGCGGAGGCAACCATTTCATCGAATTAAACAAGGATGAAAACGACCTATTTTATTTAGTTGTACATACCGGAAGCCGTAATCTGGGCAAGCAAGTGGCGCAAATTTATCAGCAATTGGCCGTAAAGTGCCAATCCGGCTGGGCAGAACTGATGGAAGAACAGAATCACCTGATTGCAGCATACAAGCAAGCCGGACGGAAAGACGAGTTACAGGACGTTATCCGCGAACTGCACAATTCATTCAAGATGCGCAAACCCGCCATACCTGCTGATTTATCCTATCTGGAAGGCACTTATCGGGAGGACTACCTGCACGACATGCGCCTTTGCCAGCAATGGGCGAAGATAAACCGCCGCATGATTACAGGACTCATCATGGATTACCTGATTACGCAGGGAGTCACCGAAAAACAAGATACCGGACTCCTATTTGAAAGTGTCCACAACTACATCAGCGATGATAACCTCATCCGCAAAGGAGCTATCGCTGCCCGTACCGGAGAGAAATGTATCATTCCGCTGAACATGCGCGACGGTTCCCTCATCTGCATCGGCAAGGGCAATGAAGACTGGAACTCTTCAGCCCCGCATGGTGCAGGCCGCATCATGAGCCGAAGCCAAGCCTTTAAAGAAATCAGTATAGACGACTATGCCCGATCCATGCAGAATATCTATACAGAATGCGTGAACGAAGACACTAAAGACGAATCCCCTATGGTATACAAACCAAAAGAGGAGATTATTCAAAACATCAGTGATACGGTGTCGGTGGTAAATGTGATAAAACCGGTGTATAACTTTAAGGCAGCGGAGTAA
- a CDS encoding PD-(D/E)XK nuclease family protein yields MSVTFKELSEWLSQENIQIPEKQKQEKTFMDIAGISRLENHWSDIYAYFFNPKEKHGLGHLFIKTLNTLIAEKTGKAELSMEKFSVIREYSVEDDKRIDLLIKNEKEAIIIENKVYAKLTNDLDIYWKSVLQLDEFKRGVILSLYEINPNNPYYINITHKEFAKAIENALPNYSHSLAPRDLLILQDLIQNIYNKTSHDMDTNELNFYYSDDRQRKIINELSKIRSNIIRHICKSIEDENTVNIRLAKRGIDLQVKAKGNHRYTYYTYIGCPKECSEQIMLTLKYNSLWDFSQQCRVEMYLELQGNIMKYVEQNLNSLKEAGIEPNYHTPKKDYWHFQKEDILFTKEDLLTHDSIIEKIVTSIEKSPLYKNGLEIIRHYKGEK; encoded by the coding sequence ATGAGCGTAACGTTTAAAGAATTATCTGAATGGCTTTCTCAAGAGAATATTCAGATACCGGAAAAACAAAAACAAGAAAAGACCTTTATGGACATTGCTGGCATAAGTCGACTTGAAAACCACTGGTCAGATATTTACGCCTATTTCTTTAATCCTAAAGAAAAACACGGTTTAGGACATTTGTTTATTAAAACTCTTAATACTTTGATTGCTGAAAAAACAGGCAAAGCAGAATTGTCCATGGAAAAATTTTCTGTTATTCGTGAATACTCTGTTGAAGATGATAAGCGAATAGATCTGTTAATCAAGAATGAGAAAGAAGCCATTATTATTGAAAATAAGGTTTATGCAAAACTAACTAATGACCTTGACATCTACTGGAAAAGCGTACTCCAGTTAGATGAATTTAAACGTGGAGTTATTCTGTCTTTATATGAAATAAATCCCAATAATCCTTATTATATTAACATCACGCATAAAGAATTCGCCAAAGCCATAGAAAATGCATTACCTAACTATTCACATTCATTAGCTCCAAGAGACTTATTGATTCTACAAGATCTCATTCAAAATATTTATAATAAAACTTCACATGACATGGATACAAACGAATTAAACTTCTACTACTCAGATGATAGGCAGCGAAAGATTATTAACGAATTGTCCAAAATCCGTTCAAATATAATCCGACATATTTGTAAATCAATTGAAGATGAGAACACTGTTAATATACGATTAGCCAAAAGAGGTATTGATTTGCAAGTTAAGGCTAAAGGAAACCATAGATATACTTATTATACTTATATAGGATGTCCAAAAGAATGTTCAGAACAAATCATGCTTACATTAAAGTATAATTCATTATGGGACTTCAGTCAACAATGTCGTGTAGAGATGTATCTGGAGTTACAAGGAAACATAATGAAATATGTTGAGCAGAATCTAAATTCACTGAAGGAAGCAGGTATTGAGCCTAATTATCATACTCCTAAAAAAGATTATTGGCATTTCCAAAAAGAAGATATTCTGTTTACAAAAGAAGATTTACTGACTCATGACTCTATAATAGAAAAGATTGTCACTTCTATTGAGAAATCTCCACTTTACAAAAATGGATTAGAAATCATTAGACATTACAAGGGAGAAAAATAA
- a CDS encoding fimbrillin family protein, which translates to MRQKYIAISLLACVLTACSHNDENIVVNDGPVVAQITAGINLPTRASGTTWDAGDAIGVSTVSTTATTGGTHYLNMKYVTTAADGNFTHFGGEASGIFFQDASETVTFSAYYPFDEDSQERTTAGTINDVTTSDQSAQKNFDFMFATGATASKNSPTVKFNNTDNGTTDARFKHMMTRLVLNITTDTGAGFTADQVASGTYTLSGIKHSGTFNTEDGTAEATGNATDNWEITDYITYTNNIGTCSLILYPQTGASLTFSATIDGQTYTGTLTPAFAASTSYSYDISIQKTGLVISSGTIQDWTNGGGDKIEIN; encoded by the coding sequence ATGAGACAAAAATACATTGCAATCAGTTTGTTGGCATGCGTCTTGACGGCATGCAGTCATAATGATGAGAATATAGTTGTAAACGACGGTCCCGTAGTGGCACAAATCACCGCAGGCATCAACTTACCGACACGTGCGTCAGGCACGACATGGGATGCCGGCGATGCCATTGGTGTTTCTACGGTAAGCACTACGGCGACAACGGGCGGCACGCATTATCTCAATATGAAGTATGTCACTACTGCCGCCGATGGTAATTTCACGCACTTTGGCGGTGAGGCTTCGGGCATCTTCTTTCAGGACGCAAGCGAAACGGTTACGTTCAGTGCCTACTACCCGTTTGACGAGGACAGCCAGGAAAGAACCACCGCAGGAACAATCAACGACGTTACGACATCAGACCAAAGTGCGCAAAAGAACTTTGACTTCATGTTCGCAACGGGTGCAACGGCAAGCAAGAACAGCCCCACTGTAAAATTCAACAACACAGATAATGGAACCACTGATGCCCGCTTCAAACACATGATGACCCGCCTTGTGCTGAACATCACGACGGACACTGGGGCTGGCTTCACAGCCGATCAAGTGGCAAGCGGTACTTATACACTGAGTGGCATCAAGCACAGCGGTACGTTCAACACGGAGGACGGAACAGCGGAAGCGACAGGAAATGCGACAGATAATTGGGAAATAACTGACTACATTACTTATACTAATAACATCGGAACATGCAGCCTGATACTCTATCCGCAAACAGGCGCCAGCCTGACCTTTAGTGCTACCATCGACGGACAGACCTACACGGGTACACTGACCCCTGCATTCGCTGCATCCACGTCTTACAGCTACGACATTTCCATTCAGAAGACAGGCTTGGTAATCAGTTCCGGCACAATACAGGATTGGACGAACGGTGGAGGTGATAAAATTGAAATCAACTGA